The genomic stretch AAGGTAAGATTCGTACTTTTGTTGAATTAAATAAAGAAGATCCAGGATATAAACTATTGCAAAAAAATACTTGTGTATCTTGCCACGGAGATAATCTTCAAGGTGGTGCAGCAGCTCCAAGTCTTCAAAATACGGGCTTAACACCTGATCAAATTGCACATATCGCAAGAAATGGTGGGCAAAATATGCCTAAAGGCGTATTTAAAGGAACTGATGCAGAACTTAAGGTTTTAGCTGAATTCGTTGCAAAAGCAGGTAAATCAGAGTAATGAAAAGAGAGTCGAATTTTCGACTCTTTTTTTATGTTGAATTGTATATTGAAATAATAACATGTTAAAATCGTGTTGATACATATAAATTGTGAACTTTGTGTGTTATAAATTTGTGGATTAACCAAAATGAAAGTGAAGTGAAATGAAATAGTGAACTTATATAGTATGCTACGGCTAAAACCAAACATGGTTGCCCTATTCATTATAAATGTATTAGGTACTGCCTATGGATATTATTGGTACAAACCTCAGCTTGCCTATACTCCTGGTTGGTTAAAAATATTTGTTCCAGATAGTCCAACTGCGTCGTTATTTTTTTGCATTGTATTGTTGTTATTCATCTTAAATAAGCAAAATGGGTTAATTGAGGCACTTGCATATGTAAGCTTGCTAAAATACGGTATTTGGGCTGTTATTATGAATGGCATGGTTCTCTACGTTAAAGGCGGTCTTGATACGATTGCATACTTATTAATTTTTTCGCATGGAGCTATGGCTGTACAAGCTCTTTTATATTCACAAACATTTAGAGTTAAAAAGTGGCAGTTGATAGTTGCAAGTATTTGGA from Arthrobacter citreus encodes the following:
- a CDS encoding DUF1405 domain-containing protein, whose protein sequence is MLRLKPNMVALFIINVLGTAYGYYWYKPQLAYTPGWLKIFVPDSPTASLFFCIVLLLFILNKQNGLIEALAYVSLLKYGIWAVIMNGMVLYVKGGLDTIAYLLIFSHGAMAVQALLYSQTFRVKKWQLIVASIWILQDLIFDYVFGTMPEYFMLSDFRIWIALITFWLTILVIFLAYYQLIFKKRARI